A region of the Pirellulales bacterium genome:
GAGCAAAACGGAATCAGTCGATCGCGATGCGGCCGTGACTGCGCGAGCACGTAGTCGGTGCTGATCGGATAGCTACTCGATTCAGGCGACACCAACGGCAACACCACGGCTTGCGCGATATCGGCCGCATCCATCCAGCGCAATAGGGCCTCGGCCGTGAGCTCCGCGCCCGTGTTCCACACCGTGCCCAGATGCGTGTGAATATCGACGTAGCGGCCCGGCGGAAACTTCGCAGCGGGCTCGGCCGCGAAGGCGTTACGCTGACGCGAACGTGCGACGGACGCGGCGGCCACCAGGCTTGCCATTCCACCGCAGAATCGACGTCGCGTCACGACCGGACTATTCATGTGGGTGACTTTGTACAGTGCGGACAGGCAAAGTGGGAAAGAGAATTGATCCGCGGATTACACAGGTGAGGAGCAGCTTGATCGCAGCAATGAGCCGGTCCACCTCGATCGATTCTAACTGTCACGATTCGTAATCGTATCGGGGTCATTTGCGAAATCTGCCGGGGTATTCGGTACGGGACCTAGCCCCCTTCGCGGCGGTGCAAATCGGCGTGTTCGGTTTCGTCCGCGGGGCGATTGTCATGGCCGCGATCGGTCGAGAGTTCGATATGATCGACGAACTTGACGTTCGCGCACTCGTCGATGTCGGCCGAGTGGCAGGCGGAGTAATCCGGGATGAAGAACCGCAACGGTCCGCCAGCCTTTGCGGGCAGGGGCGCACCGTCGAGCGCATAAATCAGCACGGCGCGATCGCGCACCGCAGCCAGGGGAATGCTGGCGTGAAAATCATCGGCCGCCGCGTGCAGCGTCAGGTAGATTGCATTCGGCTTGACGCCCACGTACTGCAACAGGCCGGCCAGCTTAACGGCCTGGCCGCGCCGCTTCGGGTCGAGCGTGCTGACGTCGGCAATCTGAAACTGCGCGTCGATGGCTGCCAGGTCGGCCGTCGAAAGCTGGCGTGGGTGATCGACCTCACCGGTAATGCGCAATTGCATGGCGCTCGTCTGCCGTTCCGAGAAGCAAATGTCGCGGCCTCGCAACCAATTTGCGAAGCAATCCTGGTGGGCATCGCTCTGGCCATATCATAGCTACCGAGAATGAGAGCAGCGACGGGCGCAAAAAAGGAGCGGGCACCACTCCCGACCATGTGGAGTGGTGCCCGCCAACTGCTGGGCCGACCGCGGGACGAAGCCCGACAATCCGTTACGAGCAGCCCATGCTGTTACCGCAGTTGTGACAGAGATAGCAATTGCCGGCACGCACCGTAATGGCACCGCAGTTATCGCAGCTCGGTGCGTCAGCCTGGAAGCTGGCGAACTGTTCGCTGCGGACTCGCAACCGCCCGCCGTCGGTATCGGTCCGTTCGAGCAGCAGACTCTTCGCCTCGAAACTGTGACCATTTCCGTTGCCGTTGAAGTGCGGCTTGAGAACCTGGGCGTGACCATTGCTCTTGGCCACGGGGGCCTTGGGATCAGAGCTGGCTGCGTCGGCAGTTTTGGGCGATCCTGCCCCCGCGTTTGGCCCGCCGCTCGTCCTGGCGACGGGCTTGGTCTCGCCGGGACTATCCTCCGCGGCCGGTCCGGCCGCCTCGCTATGGGCGAGATTGCCGTTGGCCTCGCGATAACCGGGCAGAAACGTGATCCCCAACCAGCGGAAGATGTAATCGACGATGCTCTTCGCAATGCGGATGTCGGGGTTCTTGGTATGCCCCATCGGCTCGAACCGCGTGTGCGAGAACTTGTTCACGTACACTTCGAGCGGCACGCCGTACTGCAAGCTCATCGAGACCGCGGTGCCGAAGCAATCCATCAAACCGCCGACGGTGCTTCCTTCCTTGGCCATGGTGATGAACAGTTCGCCCGGCCGGCCGTCATCGTACAAACCGACCGTGATGTACCCCTCGTGCCCGGCGATGCTGAACTTGTGCGTGACCGAGCGGCGAGTATCGGGCAACCGTTCGCGACGCGGAGCAGCCTTTTGCTTTTCGGCGGCGCGATCCCCTTCGGTGCTGGTCGACAGCGGCTGGCTTTCCTTCGAACCGTCGCGATAGACGGCCAAAGCCTTCAACCCTAGCCGCCACCCTTCCATGTAAGCATCAGCAACGTCAGCCGGCGTGGTATCGCGCGGCATGTTGACCGTCTTGCTGATGGCACCGGAGAGGAACGGTTGGGCCGCGGCCATCATTCGCACGTGGGCACGCCACGAAATCGAACGCGTACCGTTGCGCGGTTGGAACGCACAATCGAAGATCGGCAGATGCTCGTCAGCCAGGTCGGCGCCCCCTTCGATCGTATCTTCGCGACCGATGTAGGCAACGATCGACTCGATCCGCGGCTCGTCATAGCCGAGCGCACTCAGGGCCAGCGGCACCGTCTGATTGACGATTTTCAGCATGCCACCACCGGCCAACTGCTTGTACTTCACCAGCGCGATATCGGGCTCGATGCCCGTCGTATCGCAATCCATCAAGAAGCTGATGGTGCCGGTCGGCGCGAGCACCGTGGCCTGTGCATTGCGGAAACCGTGCAAACGGCCGCTGGTAAGAATGTCTTCCCACACGACGCGGGCGGCATCCTTCAAATAGGCGGGGCAAGCGTCGTCGATCTTCTCGACCGCGTCGCGATGCATCTGCATAACACCCAGCATCGGCTCGCGATTTTCCGGATAACCCTCGAACGGACCGACCGCGGCGGCCAGCTCGACGCTGGTCAGGTTCGCGGCACCGTGCAAGAGAGCCGTCATCGCACCGCACAAACCCAAAGCGCCGGCCGAGTCGTACGGCAGGCCACTGGTCATGATCAGGCTGCCCAGGTTTGAGTAGCCCAAACCGAGCGGACGGAACATGTGACTGTTGCGAGCAATGTCCGCCGTAGGATAACTGGCGTGATCGACCAGGATTTCCTGAGCGATAAAGAAGATACGGCAAGCGGCCTGAAAACGCTCGACGTCGAACGTACCATCCGCCAGGCGAAACTTCATCAGGTTGATGCTGGCCAGGTTGCACGCCGTGTCGTCCAGGAACATGTATTCCGAACACGGGTTCGAGGCATTGATGCGCCCCGAATTCGGGCAGGTGTGCCAGTGGTTGATCGTGGTGTCGTATTGCACACCAGGATCACCGCAGTACCAGGCCCCTTCGGCCATTTTGGCCATCACTTCGCGTGCCGGCCAGGTTGGGCCCTGACGCCCGGTGTCGGTGACCCAGTGCGTCTTCCACGGCTTGTCAGCAATGACGGCCTGCATGAAGTCGTCGGTCAGGCGCACCGACAGATTGGCATTCTGGAAGAGGATCGAGCTATAGGCTTCGCCGTTGAAGTTCGACTCGTAGCCGTTCTCGATCAGGATTCGTGCCTTTTTCTCTTCCTTGAGCTTGCACTCGATGAACTCCATCACATCGGGATGCCAGACCTTGAGCGACTGCATCTTGGCAGCGCGACGGGTCTTGCCGCCGCTCTTGACCACGGCCGCGATCTGGTCAAAGACCCGCATGAACGACAGCGGACCCGACGGCTTGCCGCCGCCGGAGAGCTTCTCGCGGTGCGAACGCAGTGTCGACAGATCGGTGCCCGTACCGGAGCCGAACTTGAACAGCATGGCCTCGCTGCGGGCGAGTTCCATGATGTCTTCCATGCTGTCATCCACGCTTTGGATGAAGCAGGCCGAGCCCTGGGGGAACTCGTACGGGTTCTCGGGGCGACGTGCTTCCTGCCCCTCGACGTCCCAGTGCCAATTGCACTGCGATCCCTTCACACCGTATTGATGGAACAGACCGACGTTGAACCAGACGGGCGAATTGAAGGCACCGTGCTGATGCAGGCAGAGCCACGACAGATCGCGATAAAACCGCTCGCTATCGGTGGGCGTGGCAAAGTATCCGTCCTTCTCGCCCCAATCGGCGATCGTGCGGCTGACGCGGTTAATCAGCTGGCGGACGCTGTTCTCGCGCTCGGGGGTGCCCACCTCGCCATAAAAGTACTTGCTGCAGACGACGTTGGTGGCCAACTGGCTCCAGCCGGTGGGCACCTCGCAATCGTTCTGCTCGAACAGCACGTCGCCATCTTCCCCCTTAATGGCGGCGGTGCGGATCTCCCACTGGACCGTGTCGAACGGATCTGCCACGTCTTCCGGGCAAAAGACCGCGTTCATCACCAGGCCATTGGGGAAACGGCGCACGGGCTTCTTCTTGATCATTCCGACGGCCGAGCGAACTTGCCCGCCGCTCAAATCATGCTGGGACATGAGGGCATCCTTTCCATTAGTATACAGAAGTATACCACAAGAACCATCTTCGACAGGTTGCGCGAGGTCGGATACCATTCCGAGCCGCGGCTTCCCGGTCTTCCCGAATTATCTAACTTCCGGTCGCTACACGCTATATATTGTAGTCACGCAAGGCGATTACTACAACATCAGGTGCTCGAACGAGAGTCTACACGATTTGAATCGAGTGTCAATCAAATTCTAACAATGCCCTAAGAGCCTACACGGCAATGGCTTGCTGACTCTAACGACAACCGATTCCTGGCATTCTTTGCGGCTCGAGCAAGACGTAACCAATTGCTAGCATTTGGTTTGCATCGATAGGTGCTAGCATGCGAGGGCGTCCAAAAACGAATTACTACTTTTTGGGGTTACCGAACCACCCTGCCTGGCGCGAAGATGTAGCGGTCCGAGAATTTCTTACGGGACACCTCGCGGAAAAGAAAAAGGCCGCGTCCCTATCAGGAACGCAGCCTTCGGTATTTCAAAAACTCGGGCGGGCTGCCCGTGCGAAGATAACTTAGACGACGATCTTGCTCACGCGAACCTTGGTGTGCAACTGGCGGTGGCCCGTGCGACGGCGCGAGTTCTTGCGGCGACGCATCTTCTGCACGACCAGCTTCGGCCCCTGCGAGACGCCGACGACCTCGGCCACGACGCTGGCACCGGCCAGCGTGGGCTGCCCGATCTTGGTGCCGGAATCGTCGCCATAGGCCAAAACCTGCTCGAATCGCAGCTCCTGGCCGGCACTTGAGTCACGATAGTCGAGCTCGACGACCTGACCCTCTTCCACTTTGTATTGCCGCCCACCGTCGACGATGATCGCGTACATCGTTTTCTTTCCCACACTCTTGAATTTCGGTTCTTGGCCGGCCGCGGAAGTCATCCCGATAGCCGGTGTTTACCCCCCAGATCGAAGCTGAGGGCCTTGTAGTCTAGCGGACCTCGTGGCCGGGGTCGAGGGTCATCGGCCGTGGAATTTCACGTCGCGCCCGCTGTTATCGAAGCATTCGACCACGAGATGCTCGGGAGGAACCCCCTCGCGCCCGTAAATCTGCACCGAAATGCCGGCATCGTCCTCGATCTTGGCCAATTCCCGGCGCTTCTTGTTGTTCAGATAGGTCGAAACCTCGTCCGAGACGGTCACCGCGACCCTAGCCACGTCCTCCTGCTGGCTGGCCAGGATCAACGTCCGAACGACCTCGATCGCCATGCTCTCGGCGGTTTTCACGACCCCCGTCCCTGCGCAACCAGGGCAATCCTTGAACACGCTGCGCTTCAGGCTAGGTCGAATCCGCTGCCGGGTCATTTCGATCAGGCCGAAAGGGCTGGTGCGCAGAATCTTCGTCCGCGCCCGATCGCGTTTCACGGCGTCACGCAGGGCGCGTTCCACGCCGCGGCGATGCCGTTCCTTGCGCATGTCGATGAAGTCGTTGACGATCACCCCGCCCAGATCGCGCAAACGCAACTGCCGAGCGATCTCGCGAGCGGCCAACAGGTTCATCTGGTAAGCAGTCTCTTCGGCCGAATCATCGGCGCGGAAGTTACCACTGTTGACGTCGATTGCAACCAGGGCCTCGGTCTGGTCGACGACAATCGACCCACCCTGCCGCAGCGGTACCTCGCGCTGGTGGATGCGCCCGATCTCTTCATCTAGACGGTAGCGATGAAAGAGCGGTTCCTTGCCTTCGTACAGTTGCAGTCGATGAACGTAGCGCGGCATGACGATTTGCAAGAACTCTTTCGCACGTTCGTGTGCCGCCGCCTCGTCGATGTAGATCGCGTCTACATCGCCCGTGAAAATGTCGCGGATGGTGCGAATGATCATGTCGCTTTCTTCGTAGATATCGACCGGCGCCTGTGCCTTTTTGATGCGGCGCACGATGACTTTCCACAATCGCACCAGGTAGGCCAGATCGCGCGATAGTTCCTTCTTCGTCCGATCGATGCCGGCGGTGCGAATGATGAATCCCAGACCTTTCGGCGGACTCAACTCAAGCATGACGTCGCGCAGCTTACGGCGCACGTCCTCGTCCTCGATCTTGCGCGAGACGCCTACGCGTCCTAGGGCCGGCATCAGCACCAGGTATCGGCCAGGAATGCTGATATAAGTGGACAGGGTCGGCCCCTTGGTGCCGATGCCCTCCTTGATGACCTGCACCAGCACCTCGTCACCGCGGCGCAGAATGTCCTGAATCGGCGGCTTCACCCGTGGGCGCGCGCCGGGGCGCATACCGCGCTTGCGATGGCGCGTCGAATCTTCCATCTGGTCGTC
Encoded here:
- a CDS encoding molybdopterin-dependent oxidoreductase is translated as MQLRITGEVDHPRQLSTADLAAIDAQFQIADVSTLDPKRRGQAVKLAGLLQYVGVKPNAIYLTLHAAADDFHASIPLAAVRDRAVLIYALDGAPLPAKAGGPLRFFIPDYSACHSADIDECANVKFVDHIELSTDRGHDNRPADETEHADLHRREGG
- a CDS encoding vitamin B12-dependent ribonucleotide reductase; amino-acid sequence: MIKKKPVRRFPNGLVMNAVFCPEDVADPFDTVQWEIRTAAIKGEDGDVLFEQNDCEVPTGWSQLATNVVCSKYFYGEVGTPERENSVRQLINRVSRTIADWGEKDGYFATPTDSERFYRDLSWLCLHQHGAFNSPVWFNVGLFHQYGVKGSQCNWHWDVEGQEARRPENPYEFPQGSACFIQSVDDSMEDIMELARSEAMLFKFGSGTGTDLSTLRSHREKLSGGGKPSGPLSFMRVFDQIAAVVKSGGKTRRAAKMQSLKVWHPDVMEFIECKLKEEKKARILIENGYESNFNGEAYSSILFQNANLSVRLTDDFMQAVIADKPWKTHWVTDTGRQGPTWPAREVMAKMAEGAWYCGDPGVQYDTTINHWHTCPNSGRINASNPCSEYMFLDDTACNLASINLMKFRLADGTFDVERFQAACRIFFIAQEILVDHASYPTADIARNSHMFRPLGLGYSNLGSLIMTSGLPYDSAGALGLCGAMTALLHGAANLTSVELAAAVGPFEGYPENREPMLGVMQMHRDAVEKIDDACPAYLKDAARVVWEDILTSGRLHGFRNAQATVLAPTGTISFLMDCDTTGIEPDIALVKYKQLAGGGMLKIVNQTVPLALSALGYDEPRIESIVAYIGREDTIEGGADLADEHLPIFDCAFQPRNGTRSISWRAHVRMMAAAQPFLSGAISKTVNMPRDTTPADVADAYMEGWRLGLKALAVYRDGSKESQPLSTSTEGDRAAEKQKAAPRRERLPDTRRSVTHKFSIAGHEGYITVGLYDDGRPGELFITMAKEGSTVGGLMDCFGTAVSMSLQYGVPLEVYVNKFSHTRFEPMGHTKNPDIRIAKSIVDYIFRWLGITFLPGYREANGNLAHSEAAGPAAEDSPGETKPVARTSGGPNAGAGSPKTADAASSDPKAPVAKSNGHAQVLKPHFNGNGNGHSFEAKSLLLERTDTDGGRLRVRSEQFASFQADAPSCDNCGAITVRAGNCYLCHNCGNSMGCS
- the rplU gene encoding 50S ribosomal protein L21; the protein is MYAIIVDGGRQYKVEEGQVVELDYRDSSAGQELRFEQVLAYGDDSGTKIGQPTLAGASVVAEVVGVSQGPKLVVQKMRRRKNSRRRTGHRQLHTKVRVSKIVV
- a CDS encoding Rne/Rng family ribonuclease, with translation MTTNQREQRSSRMYADREGHRMKQEMLINVSQPEECRIAIVEDGVLEELYIERSSQDNYVGNIYKGKVVNIEPSIQAAFVDFGVGRNGFLHISDVEPQYFRQGGFDPTKPIEGNGSQRGRGNGNGGDDHVEDDDQMEDSTRHRKRGMRPGARPRVKPPIQDILRRGDEVLVQVIKEGIGTKGPTLSTYISIPGRYLVLMPALGRVGVSRKIEDEDVRRKLRDVMLELSPPKGLGFIIRTAGIDRTKKELSRDLAYLVRLWKVIVRRIKKAQAPVDIYEESDMIIRTIRDIFTGDVDAIYIDEAAAHERAKEFLQIVMPRYVHRLQLYEGKEPLFHRYRLDEEIGRIHQREVPLRQGGSIVVDQTEALVAIDVNSGNFRADDSAEETAYQMNLLAAREIARQLRLRDLGGVIVNDFIDMRKERHRRGVERALRDAVKRDRARTKILRTSPFGLIEMTRQRIRPSLKRSVFKDCPGCAGTGVVKTAESMAIEVVRTLILASQQEDVARVAVTVSDEVSTYLNNKKRRELAKIEDDAGISVQIYGREGVPPEHLVVECFDNSGRDVKFHGR